Proteins co-encoded in one Cyprinus carpio isolate SPL01 chromosome B5, ASM1834038v1, whole genome shotgun sequence genomic window:
- the arhgap31 gene encoding rho GTPase-activating protein 31 isoform X2 gives MGLWMESTDSQESHPTFKNSVSVCIYVCAYRQEFCSESCPDLTKEVYLQDIHCVGSLCKLYFRELPNPLLTYELYKKFTDAMSVKEEQEQLRNIRSVIKELPVSHLRTLEYLTKHLTHLATLSHQTNMHARNLALVWAPNLLRSKEIEVPSCNGDMAFLEVRVQQSVVEFILNHTEQIFNQDGQPSKSREGPSMACGEKYATLPASTQCGPMKLMSLEEAQARSLSPNHPAMRERQRENSLPDTSTAEMYHTVIDLSDSRRKFSGKSKKWKSIFSLGRSVIDSKGKLSRNGSVFMRAQNPSEKPAIRPSKSMDSLCSFQAADEDKAPTDGSNGIFIPVLKSRTLGSDIDYNLNEKDQKWDLDPHTASGGSLNEKREGASNASSSSPTLSPLQKTLPEQLKVFKGDDRSGCQPTSPKNRRMLYSGSTSNGSRPSFPGSLFPLESSPRHQRKALNISEPFAVSVPLRVSAVINSNSTPCRAPGKERDRGLGGLFKPTKEAGPLEPHRSESIGTAGLRVPSSGNFTFTDWETGLAGHTSSTGYREHPLSDSSGSSGCSIYSNSSSFPVENEDQTGERDTTDVLTLGTTKSKDAEVRELIASVENFEPQVSSETTEIKEELETTSTQQDMAKLDKLEVIKKVPSFGMHQKVSVTEAKTNMSDEQVKPIFTKITGNEDTCKLSAQAQRRSSLPTNTAKGLFIDLTKNVMFDHPGATTFNSVMKHFPERLLSCDGSWNYLDNDVDRTDHKSLGLQTIITTNLELSPFLHLKETDILQDAEPCSEEELRTDPSKKDNTSKSDLSDNSSSYAKSDVHTSLHSDTKEPLVSKDICEKENEVSDEPQKLDLAERIKGSLERLSTCLNEHHHTLESFYQDDVDTWGSHLGGLDQVEPWEDLCSTKQWVTSPLHSPKLEDHLPTPKETMPCQAIHSQVLDNPKVDDLPNSKKAEAKEPAVLNDITSSQTEAAVTAACELGNSDFPKGNKNAGTNVACFAQITEHFDSDNLKWMGDKDGRKLEIPQVEILKTFTNPDETTGLQNMSKAKQKSSSPSQWFHRQTSHESCIVERSHENIKPKLRPCSLNLDLGHQGVRDISNSQYLKSANHSNAQEWLTPEAKHDSSSLELELFLSGSKAPVRRNSAPVSVSSVRTAFMIKTCKAKAVPVIPPKIQYSHIPHALPEGSTDRVNKSTSEKKPAKSKLGKAGSELPLQKVHREDVPSSEPPSAVQRKIPMSNAKCNENYKPTSIPDLPVLRRKRSANGDTFMDRPRPDRSSLLQRSSFRNRPRPQSLILFSPPFPIMDYPPVGDDGKLVLSPIKAEASPFDVYSNELVENLKTTEGVTLRNKMTLPKSGQRLETSTSCFYQPQRKSMIYDNRSNRQIE, from the exons aacTCTGGAATACCTCACCAAACATTTGACACATTTAGCTACCCTCAGTCACCAAACCAACATGCATGCTCGCAATCTTGCCCTGGTGTGGGCTCCAAATCTACTTCG cTCCAAGGAGATAGAGGTGCCCTCCTGCAATGGTGATATGGCATTTCTGGAGGTGCGGGTCCAGCAGTCAGTTGTGGAGTTCATTCTTAACCACACTGAGCAAATCTTCAACCAGGATGGTCAGCCATCCAAGTCCAGAGAAG GCCCTAGCATGGCCTGTGGGGAGAAGTACGCCACCTTGCCTGCCAGCACGCAGTGTGGCCCCATGAAGCTCATGAGTCTCGAAGAGGCGCAGGCTCGCTCTCTCAGTCCCAACCACCCAGCAATGAGAGAGCGGCAAAGAGAGAACAGCCTTCCAGATACCAGCACCGCTGAAATGTATCATACAGTAATAGATCTGTCTGACAGCAG AAGAAAATTCTCAGGGAAATCTAAGAAGTGGAAGTCCATCTTCAGTCTTGGACGATCTGTAATCGACTCTAAAGGGAAACTGAGTCGCAATGGGAGTGTGTTTATGAGAGCCCAAAATCCCTCAG aaaaacctGCTATAAGGCCATCCAAAAGCATGGACTCTCTCTGTTCCTTTCAGGCAGCAG ATGAGGACAAAGCACCAACAGATGGAAGCAATGGCATCTTTATCCCAGTTCTAAAATCCCGAACCCTGGGCTCAGATATCGACTATAATCTGAATGAGAAGGATCAAAAATGGGACTTAGATCCTCATACTGCATCAGGAGGATCCCTGAATGAGAAAAGAGAAGGAGCATCAAATGCCTCCTCTTCATCTCCAACTTTATCCCCACTGCAGAAAACTCTTCCAGAACAGCTGAAAGTTTTCAAAGGTGATGACCGCAGTGGCTGCCAGCCCACATCTCCCAAAAACCGTCGGATGTTGTATTCTGGATCTACCAGTAATGGATCTAGACCGTCTTTTCCAGGCAGCCTGTTTCCGCTGGAGTCATCGCCAAGGCACCAACGAAAGGCCCTCAACATTTCTGAACCCTTTGCAGTGTCTGTACCTTTGCGTGTGTCTGCAGTTATTAATTCTAACAGCACCCCCTGCAGGGCACCAGGGAAAGAGCGGGACAGGGGTTTGGGGGGACTCTTTAAGCCCACTAAGGAGGCTGGGCCTCTGGAACCCCATCGCAGTGAAAGTATTGGCACTGCTGGATTGCGAGTCCCCAGCAGTGGGAACTTTACGTTCACAGACTGGGAGACTGGACTAGCAGGTCACACCAGCAGTACTGGGTACAGAGAGCACCCGCTCAGTGACAGCAGTGGAAGCAGCGGATGCAGTATCTATAGCAACAGCAGCTCTTTCCCTGTGGAAAATGAGGATCAGACTGGGGAAAGAGATACTACTGATGTGCTCACTCTGGGGACAACAAAGA GCAAGGATGCAGAAGTGAGAGAGCTGATAGCCAGTGTGGAGAATTTTGAACCTCAGGTGTCATCTGAGACTACAGAAATTAAGGAAGAACTGGAAACTACATCAACGCAACAAGATATGGCAAAATTGGACAAACTG GAAGTAATCAAAAAGGTGCCATCATTTGGCATGCATCAAAAAGTTTCAGTCACTGAGGCTAAAACAAACATGTCAGATGAACAGGTGAAGCCTATCTTCACCAAGATTACTGGAAATGAGGACACTTGCAAGCTAAGTGCCCAAGCACAGAGAAGAAGTAGTTTGCCTACCAACACTGCAAAGGGACTCTTTATAGACCTTaccaaaaatgtaatgtttgatcATCCTGGTGCCACTACATTTAATTCTGTCATGaagcatttccctgaaagattGTTGTCATGTGATGGTAGCTGGAATTACTTGGATAATGATGTTGACAGGACAGACCACAAAAGCCTAGGGTTGCAAACCATAATAACAACCAATCTAGAACTTTCCCCATTTCTACACCTAAAGGAAACAGATATTCTCCAAGATGCAGAGCCATGCAGCGAAGAGGAACTAAGAACAGATCCTAGTAAGAAAGACAACACTTCCAAAAGTGACTTGTCAGATAATTCAAGCAGCTATGCAAAATCGGATGTTCACACGTCTCTACACTCTGACACAAAAGAACCATTAGTATCAAAGGacatttgtgaaaaagaaaatgaggTTAGTGATGAACCCCAGAAACTTGACTTAGCAGAAAGAATCAAGGGAAGTTTGGAAAGACTCTCGACTTGTCTGAATGAACATCACCACACACTGGAAAGTTTTTATCAAGATGATGTAGACACATGGGGGAGTCATTTGGGTGGTTTGGATCAGGTTGAACCATGGGAGGACTTGTGTTCCACCAAGCAGTGGGTAACCAGCCCTCTGCACTCACCAAAACTTGAGGATCATTTACCTACGCCAAAAGAGACCATGCCATGTCAAGCAATTCACAGCCAAGTTCTTGACAATCCAAAAGTGGATGACTTGCCCAACAGCAAGAAAGCTGAAGCTAAAGAACCAGCTGTGCTTAATGACATTACATCATCTCAAACAGAGGCTGCTGTGACAGCTGCCTGTGAACTTGGAAACTCTGACTTcccaaaaggaaacaaaaatgcaGGCACAAATGTAGCTTGTTTTGCACAGATAACAGAGCATTTTGACAGTGATAACCTCAAGTGGATGGGAGACAAAGACGGCAGAAAACTGGAGATTCCACAGGTTGAGATACTGAAGACATTCACCAATCCAGATGAGACTACTGGACTGCAAAACATGagcaaagcaaaacagaaaagctCTTCTCCATCTCAGTGGTTTCATCGACAAACATCCCATGAGTCCTGCATTGTGGAGAGAAGTCATGAAAACATTAAACCCAAACTCAGGCCATGCTCTCTTAACCTTGATTTAGGACACCAAGGTGTCAGAGACATTTCAAATAGTCAGTATCTGAAAAGTGCAAACCATTCAAATGCACAGGAATGGTTGACACCTGAAGCCAAGCATGATAGCTCATCTCTAGAGTTGGAGCTATTCCTCAGTGGCTCCAAGGCCCCTGTACGACGCAACTCGGCACCAGTTAGCGTGTCATCAGTTCGTACTGCATTCATGATCAAAACTTGCAAAGCTAAAGCTGTTCCTGTTATTCCACCAAAAATTCAGTATAGTCACATACCTCATGCTCTACCTGAGGGGAGCACTGATCGAGTCAATAAAAGTACATCTGAAAAGAAACCTGCTAAGAGCAAGTTGGGAAAAGCAGGTTCTGAACTTCCCCTCCAGAAAGTCCACAGGGAGGATGTGCCAAGCAGTGAACCACCATCAGCGGTCCAAAGAAAGATTCCTATGAGCAATGCAAAATGCAACGAGAATTACAAACCAACCTCCATTCCAGACCTTCCAGTGTTGAGAAGGAAGCGATCTGCAAATGGAGACACATTTATGGATCGTCCTAGACCTGATCGCTCATCGCTTCTTCAGAGATCGTCCTTCAGAAATCGTCCAAGACCTCAAAGTCTCATCCTGTTCAGCCCTCCATTTCCAATCATGGACTACCCTCCAGTAGGGGATGATGGGAAACTAGTCCTATCTCCCATTAAAGCTGAAGCATCACCATTTGACGTCTATTCAAATGAACTAGTGGAAAACCTCAAAACTACTGAGGGGGTAACCTTGCGTAATAAAATGACTTTGCCAAAGAGTGGACAAAGGCTTGAGACCTCAACCAGTTGCTTTTACCAGCCACAAAGGAAGTCAATGATATACGACAACAGAAGTAACAGGCAAATTGAATGA